GTTAAACTGGATTATGGCTCCTTGTGTTGTAGTAAGATAATTGGTAGTTGACGCATCGATTGTAAAAACCTGTTTTCTTGAATTAATAGCCTCAGAGAATAAAGCATTCAATTCGTTGCTTGTAGGGAATGGATTCAGGTTTTGGTTGTTGTCGTCGTTCGTGTCACAGCTCAATAGTGAAAAAGAGGCGATAGACAGGATTCCTATTTTTTTAAAGAATGATTTCATAATTTCTACTGTTTTTAATTGGATTAATTGTTCGCTAGTTTTTTTGACGGGCTTACCTCTCAAATTCTGCACTTCGTATGATTTTATAAGTAAGGATATCGTTTGTGCTGATTAACTGAATCATTTTCAAGGCATGGTTTTCAGAACCTGAAAATCCTTTGGCAGTACCGTTTACGGTTTCTACTTCCCAGAAATACAAGCGTAGCATAGGATTAGAGGCTTCGTCTGCTAATTGGTAATAGCTTTCTATTTTTTTATCAAGAATAATTTCGCCGGCAGCTGCCATGGCAATCCTGCTTTCTGCTTTTTCTAATGACCGTGCGGTACCGGAATAGCTTCCCTGGTCAGTTTTTACGCTCCAGTCATATACGATTATGATTTTGTCTGCTGTGATTTCTGTAGTGTTTTCATTATTTACGGCAGTTCTTTTTTCTGTAGCATTTGCGCTTATCGACAATGCTATCATTACTAATGTTAAAATGGACTTTTTCATGATTTCTAAATTTTTTAGTGTTATTGTCTTTGTTTCTGTCAGTACATCAATCGTCTTTCTGAATTGTTACCCTACCGGAAATTGATGTGCTTTGTATACCTACATACCTGTTGTGCCAAATTTGTTACCCTTGTGTTTTTATTTTTTCTACATTAGCAGTAAACAAGGCAGTTATGACAGAAAAGAGTATTCATTCTGACCAATTTTATATTGAAGGATTGCTGCAAAATGATTCGGCAGTTATCAAATCCATTTATAAAAATTTTGTCCCTAAAGTCAAAAACTATATCCGTACCAATAGCGGCGATGATGATAATGCGGCCGATGTCGTTCAGGAAGTTCTTGTGACTATTTACCATCAGGCAAAAACAAAAGGATTGCAGCTCACCTGTCCGTTTGAAGCCTATTTTTTTCTGCTCTGCAAAAGGAAATGGCTCAATGAATTAAAAAAACCTTCTAATAAAGGGGTAACAATTAATGACAACATTGTATCTACAGACGAATCAGCCTATGAACTGGTCCTGCAATCAGAATCTTTTGATGAAAGACAATCACTGTTTGATGAAATGTTCCGGAAACTTGGCGAAAAGTGTCAGGAAGTTCTCAAGCTCAGTTTTGTCTTGAAAACGATGGAAGAGGTGGCCCGTCAGCTTAATGTGACATACGGTTATGTGCGAAAGAAGAAATCACTTTGCACAGGGCAGTTAACAGAAATGATTCAGCAGTCGAACCGATATAAATCGCTAAAAAAATAAGGTTATTATGAATGAAGAGGCATACATCCGTTTTGAAAACTACCTCAATAATGAAATGTCAGAGGAAGAACGTCTGGATTTTGAATCGGAACTCCGGGATAATTCACAGTTTAAGGAAAGCTTTGAATTGTATAAAGAGACAACGGCTTTTGTAAAGCAGAAATTTTCGCCGGAAACCATGGCTTTCAAGAAAAATTTAGAGTCCATTTCTGAGGGCTATTTTGCTGAAGGTAAAAAGAAGGCTAAAGTCATTTCAATTAAGCCCTGGCATTATGCTGCTGCGGCATCAGTGCTGTTGCTTCTGGGAACCTGGATTTTTAATAAAGACTCCATGCCGGAATATAGCGATTACAGCCAGCATGAGAATGCGGCTTTTGTGGAAAGAAGTACGAATGACGAGAATTTAAAAAATGCTCAGGATTTTTTCAACCAAAAAAAATATGCTGAGGCAGTGGCATCGTTTGAAGAAATAAGAAATGCAGATAATCCGGAATACCAATATTTTTATGCTATAGCCTTGATAGAAACAAACCATTTTAAAAAGGCGGAAATGCTTTTGGAATCCATCAGGAACGGAAATTCAGTTTATAAAAATAAAGCAACCTGGTATCTGGCATTGTCTGAATTGAAACAACTTGATTATGAGCAATGTAAAGAATTGCTTCGGCAAATTCCTGAAGACGCGGAAGATTATGAGAACGCCCAGAAATTACTACAACAATTAGAGTGAGGAAAAACCGGCTGAGAAAGCCGGTTTTTTTATTTCTTTTTAATTTTTAATGGTGTTTTAGCTATTTTTATTGATTATAATTTATGTAATTAATTAAAAATGAGAATATTTTGTATGTTTTGAATTAAATTTTGATATATTTGAAATGTTGCGATAATCAAAATTTAATCATTATGAAACAAAATTACCATCAAAAATTGTTTTTTGCCCCAATCAAAAGACAGTCTTTTTTGACTGTGGTATTATTTGTATTGGCTTTTGGAGCTAATGCACAGATTTCAACGTTTCCGTGGATGGAAACTTTTGAGGACAATTCGCCATCCCGAGGTGCCTGGACCCAAATTTATGAAGTAAATAATATGTCGTGGACATTTGCTACTTCGCCGTCTACAGGTGGAGGCGGAGTAACGGCCTATGAAGGCGTTAAATTTGCCAATTATCCCGGAACTTCACACGATTTTGACAAAACCAAACTGGTGAGTCCCGTGCTGGATTTGTCGGCTGTAAGTAATCCATCGGTTAGTTTTTATTTCAGAAATCCTTTTTGGAATCCGGACCAGAATTGGCTAAGGATTTTTTATCGTACATCCGAATCTGCGGCATGGGTACAAATTGCGGAGTTCCATTCTGATGTCAGAACCTGGACTTCATCAGGCGATATTGCACTTCCGTCACCTTCTGCAACCTACCAGATTGCGGTGGAAGTTGAAACCGATTACGGATATTCTACAACGGTTGATGCCTTGGAAGTAAAAGGCAATGCTCTTGGACTTCATGAATTTTCAAAATCATTAGTAAAATACTATCCAAACCCAACAGGAGGATTGTTGAATCTTTCAAGCGGCGAGACAATTTCTGATGTGACAGTGTTTAATCTGTTAGGGCAAAAAGTATTAGAATCTACAATTAATTCAAATCAGGGACAGTTGGATATTTCGTCTCTTACCAGCGGCAATTATGTAATTCATGCCAACACAGAAAAAGGCAAAGAGATTTTCAAAATTGTCAAGAAATAAAAAAAATATATAACGCAACAAAAAATCCCCTGAGAAAAATTCTCAGGGGATTTTTTGTTTTTATAATGTTTCTTTCAGCCATCTGAAGAATTCTTTCTGCCAAACCTGGGCGTTTTGAGGTTTGAGTACCCAGTGGTTTTCATCCGGGAAAAGAACAAATCTGCTTTTGATACCTTGCAATTGTGCGGCCTGGAAAGCTTCCTGTCCTTGTCCGATTGGAACACGGTAGTCTTTTCCTCCCTGGAAGATTAGAATAGGAGTATCCCATTTGCTCACGTTGTTGATTGGGTTGAATTGCGAATAGGTTTTTTGTGCCGCTGCATTACCGGCTTCCCAGTATGGTCCTCCGGAATCCCAATTCGTGAAGAATACTTCTTCGGTTGTGCCATACATACTTTGAAGGTTGAAAACACCGCAATGTGCTATAAATGTCTTGAATCTTTTTTGGTGGATTCCTGCCAGGTAAAACACAGAATAGCCCCCATAGCTTGCGCCAATGGCCCCCAGTCTTGTTTTGTCAACATAGTTTTCTTTTGCAACATCATCAATGGCAGAAAGGTAGTCGTCCATTACCTGGCCTCCCCAATCTTTACTGATTTGTTCGTTCCATTCTACTCCATGACCCTGCATTCCTCTTCGGTTTGGCGCTACTACAATATAACCTTGTGCTGCCATAACCTGGAAATTCCATCGGAAAGAATAGAATTGTGTTAAGGCAGACTGCGGACCTCCCTGGCAATATAAAAGTGTCGGGTATTTTTTGTTCTTGTCAAAATTAGGGGGAAGAATCACCCAAACCAGCATTTTCTTTCCGTCTGTAGTGGTTACATAACGTCTTTCAAATTTGCTAAGTGCAATTTTTGAGTAAGCAGCATCATTTACTTTTGTGATTTGTGCCCATGTTTTTTTCTTCAGGTCATACGAATAGATTTCTGCCGCATGGTTAAAATCTGTTCTGGCAACAATAGCCTTATCTCCTGAAAAACCAACAATGTCAGTTACGTCAAAATCACCGTCCGTAAGCTGTCTTACTGTAATGGCAATTCTTGTCAATCCCGGGAAATTAACTTCAAACAATTGTTTTGTTCCGTTAATTGGTGCCAGGAAATATACTTTTTTTCCGTCGGCGCTCCAGGTAAAGCTTTCCACTGTTCCGTCCCAACCGGATGTAAGATTGATGTCCATTCCTTTAAAACGGACAATAATGTCATTTTTGTCGGCCTCATATCCGTCACGTTTCATCTGTAACCAGGTAAGGTCGCCATTTGGAGAAAACTGCG
This portion of the Flavobacterium lindanitolerans genome encodes:
- a CDS encoding S9 family peptidase is translated as MKKILFLTISMIGLTATAQNLMTPELLWQLGRVSPLGISKDGKNIIYKVSIPSVEENKSNSKFYSIPISGGNPTEVADYTTLVQDKNISPDGKLLLASKEVKVGKVLGKDYYPNLEKSNAQVYDGLNYRHWDTWNDGTHNHVVFSNVNDKENFTDIMKDEPYDSPQKPFGGDEDYIWSRDGKSIVYVSKKLEGTAYALSTNTDLYEYDLATKTTKNLTEKNPGYDTAPQFSPNGDLTWLQMKRDGYEADKNDIIVRFKGMDINLTSGWDGTVESFTWSADGKKVYFLAPINGTKQLFEVNFPGLTRIAITVRQLTDGDFDVTDIVGFSGDKAIVARTDFNHAAEIYSYDLKKKTWAQITKVNDAAYSKIALSKFERRYVTTTDGKKMLVWVILPPNFDKNKKYPTLLYCQGGPQSALTQFYSFRWNFQVMAAQGYIVVAPNRRGMQGHGVEWNEQISKDWGGQVMDDYLSAIDDVAKENYVDKTRLGAIGASYGGYSVFYLAGIHQKRFKTFIAHCGVFNLQSMYGTTEEVFFTNWDSGGPYWEAGNAAAQKTYSQFNPINNVSKWDTPILIFQGGKDYRVPIGQGQEAFQAAQLQGIKSRFVLFPDENHWVLKPQNAQVWQKEFFRWLKETL
- a CDS encoding T9SS type A sorting domain-containing protein; the encoded protein is MKQNYHQKLFFAPIKRQSFLTVVLFVLAFGANAQISTFPWMETFEDNSPSRGAWTQIYEVNNMSWTFATSPSTGGGGVTAYEGVKFANYPGTSHDFDKTKLVSPVLDLSAVSNPSVSFYFRNPFWNPDQNWLRIFYRTSESAAWVQIAEFHSDVRTWTSSGDIALPSPSATYQIAVEVETDYGYSTTVDALEVKGNALGLHEFSKSLVKYYPNPTGGLLNLSSGETISDVTVFNLLGQKVLESTINSNQGQLDISSLTSGNYVIHANTEKGKEIFKIVKK
- a CDS encoding RNA polymerase sigma factor yields the protein MTEKSIHSDQFYIEGLLQNDSAVIKSIYKNFVPKVKNYIRTNSGDDDNAADVVQEVLVTIYHQAKTKGLQLTCPFEAYFFLLCKRKWLNELKKPSNKGVTINDNIVSTDESAYELVLQSESFDERQSLFDEMFRKLGEKCQEVLKLSFVLKTMEEVARQLNVTYGYVRKKKSLCTGQLTEMIQQSNRYKSLKK
- a CDS encoding tetratricopeptide repeat protein — protein: MNEEAYIRFENYLNNEMSEEERLDFESELRDNSQFKESFELYKETTAFVKQKFSPETMAFKKNLESISEGYFAEGKKKAKVISIKPWHYAAAASVLLLLGTWIFNKDSMPEYSDYSQHENAAFVERSTNDENLKNAQDFFNQKKYAEAVASFEEIRNADNPEYQYFYAIALIETNHFKKAEMLLESIRNGNSVYKNKATWYLALSELKQLDYEQCKELLRQIPEDAEDYENAQKLLQQLE